From Streptomyces sp. NBC_01460, a single genomic window includes:
- a CDS encoding ABC transporter substrate-binding protein gives MPRRSLLRALGVGSAGAALAACGVPAAYVEPGDRAGRDRSDSEHLLHFANWPLYIDTDDEDESKRPTLDAFARRTGISVTYTEEINDNDEFFGKISPALMNHQPTGRDLVVISDWMAARFVRLGWVQEMDRSRQPNVAEHLDPQLRAPAFDQGRSHSVPWQSGITGIAYNRERLGREIRHTGELWADDLRGRVTLLSGLDEAFALLMQGNGADITRWTADDFHEMCDQVERRVRSRHIRRFTGNDYIKDLANGDVLACQAYSGDVIQLQADNPDIEFVVPEEGGELWSESLMIPNLARHKRNAEKLVDFYYEPEVAAELATWVNYVCPVPAARDILASSKDEETAALAEDPLIFPDGALRERLAIARDITSEERVGFAKRWNSVVGL, from the coding sequence ATGCCCCGTCGTTCCCTCCTGCGCGCCCTCGGCGTCGGATCGGCCGGTGCCGCTCTGGCCGCCTGCGGCGTGCCCGCCGCCTACGTGGAGCCCGGCGACCGGGCCGGCCGCGACCGGTCGGACAGCGAACACTTGCTGCACTTCGCCAACTGGCCCCTCTACATCGACACCGACGACGAGGACGAGTCGAAGCGGCCCACGCTCGACGCGTTCGCACGCCGTACGGGGATCTCCGTCACCTACACCGAGGAGATCAACGACAACGACGAGTTCTTCGGGAAGATCAGTCCGGCGCTGATGAACCACCAGCCGACGGGCCGGGACCTCGTCGTCATCAGTGACTGGATGGCGGCGCGCTTCGTGCGGCTCGGCTGGGTGCAGGAGATGGACCGGTCGCGGCAGCCGAACGTCGCCGAGCACCTCGACCCCCAGCTGCGCGCGCCCGCCTTCGACCAGGGGCGGTCGCACAGTGTGCCCTGGCAGTCCGGCATCACCGGGATCGCGTACAACCGGGAGAGGCTCGGCAGGGAGATCCGGCACACGGGTGAGCTCTGGGCGGACGACCTGCGGGGCAGGGTGACCCTGCTGTCCGGTCTCGACGAGGCCTTCGCCCTGCTGATGCAGGGCAACGGCGCCGACATCACCCGCTGGACCGCCGACGACTTCCACGAGATGTGCGACCAGGTGGAGCGGCGGGTGAGGTCGCGCCACATCCGCCGCTTCACCGGCAACGACTACATCAAGGACCTGGCCAACGGGGACGTGCTCGCCTGCCAGGCCTACTCGGGGGACGTCATCCAGCTCCAGGCCGACAACCCGGACATCGAGTTCGTGGTCCCCGAGGAGGGGGGCGAGCTCTGGTCGGAGTCCCTCATGATCCCCAACCTCGCGCGGCACAAGCGCAACGCGGAGAAGCTCGTCGACTTCTACTACGAGCCTGAGGTCGCCGCGGAACTGGCCACCTGGGTCAACTACGTCTGTCCGGTGCCGGCCGCCCGCGACATCCTCGCCTCCTCCAAGGACGAGGAGACGGCCGCGCTCGCGGAGGATCCGCTGATCTTCCCCGACGGTGCCCTGCGTGAACGGCTGGCCATCGCCCGCGACATCACCTCCGAGGAGCGCGTCGGCTTCGCGAAGAGGTGGAACTCCGTCGTCGGTCTCTGA
- a CDS encoding response regulator transcription factor yields the protein MTIRVVVADDQELVRSGFAMILDAQPDIEVLAEAGDGAQALDAVRRLRPDVALLDIRMPVMDGIEACRAITGGSDCRTVMLTTFDADEYVYEALHAGASGFLLKDVRRDDLVHAVRVVAAGESLVAPSVARRLIAEYTSRPSPGRSPVGPARLDALTARERETLLHLARGLSNAEIAAALVLSEHTVKTHVGNVLSKLGLRDRVQAVICAYETGLVSPSSEGGSAGTSPARVRRSPPHDPSLG from the coding sequence TTGACGATCCGTGTGGTGGTGGCGGACGACCAGGAGCTGGTGCGCAGCGGCTTCGCGATGATCCTGGACGCTCAGCCGGACATCGAGGTGCTCGCCGAGGCGGGGGACGGCGCCCAGGCTCTCGACGCGGTGCGCAGGCTGCGCCCCGACGTGGCACTGCTGGACATCAGGATGCCCGTCATGGACGGCATCGAGGCGTGCCGGGCGATCACCGGCGGGAGCGACTGCCGCACGGTCATGCTGACGACGTTCGACGCCGACGAGTACGTGTACGAGGCACTGCACGCGGGCGCCAGCGGCTTCCTGCTGAAGGACGTCCGACGGGACGACCTGGTGCACGCGGTGCGGGTGGTGGCGGCCGGGGAGTCGCTGGTCGCGCCGTCGGTGGCCCGCAGGCTCATCGCCGAGTACACCTCACGGCCGTCTCCCGGCCGCTCCCCCGTGGGGCCGGCCCGGCTGGACGCACTCACCGCCCGGGAGCGGGAGACTCTTCTTCACCTGGCGCGGGGACTCTCCAACGCGGAGATCGCGGCGGCGCTCGTGCTCAGCGAGCACACGGTGAAGACCCATGTGGGCAACGTGCTGTCCAAGCTGGGTCTGCGGGACCGCGTACAGGCCGTGATCTGCGCCTACGAGACGGGGCTCGTCTCTCCCTCGTCCGAGGGAGGATCCGCCGGCACCTCCCCCGCACGGGTGAGGAGATCTCCCCCGCACGACCCCTCGCTCGGGTGA
- a CDS encoding glycerophosphodiester phosphodiesterase has product MTTTVTAVAHRGDPYRARENTLPSVRSAVDRGADAVEIDVRVTRDRVPVLLHDSTLKRLWGHDVRLDRLDHRELTERTGGGVPTLREALSAAGDRRIMLDLPGATDASVREIVGAVRECGARERVYYCADTHAMLKVRAADPSAEIALTWTTLAPPRAVLLDAVRPRWLNYRFGLLSRELADRVHADGLLVSVWTVDTRRTMRRLLAYGVDSMTTNRIDALRAQLANSAPRDAS; this is encoded by the coding sequence ATGACCACCACCGTCACCGCCGTGGCCCACCGCGGCGATCCTTACCGTGCCCGCGAGAACACGCTCCCCTCGGTCCGCTCCGCCGTGGACCGGGGGGCGGACGCGGTCGAGATCGACGTCCGCGTCACCCGGGACCGGGTGCCCGTGCTGCTCCACGACTCCACGCTGAAGCGCCTGTGGGGCCACGACGTCCGTCTCGACCGGCTGGACCACCGGGAGCTGACGGAGAGGACCGGCGGCGGGGTGCCCACCCTGCGCGAGGCGCTCTCCGCCGCCGGCGACCGCCGGATCATGCTCGATCTGCCCGGTGCGACCGACGCGTCCGTACGGGAGATCGTCGGCGCCGTGCGGGAGTGCGGGGCGCGGGAGCGCGTCTACTACTGCGCGGACACGCACGCGATGCTGAAGGTGCGCGCGGCCGATCCGTCCGCGGAGATCGCTCTGACCTGGACGACGCTCGCGCCGCCCCGCGCCGTCCTGCTCGACGCGGTACGGCCCCGCTGGCTGAACTACCGTTTCGGGCTGCTGAGCCGCGAGCTGGCCGACCGTGTCCACGCCGACGGGCTGCTGGTCTCCGTGTGGACGGTCGACACCCGGCGCACGATGCGGCGGCTGCTGGCGTACGGCGTCGATTCGATGACCACCAACCGGATCGACGCGCTTCGGGCGCAGCTGGCCAACTCGGCCCCGCGCGACGCCTCTTGA
- a CDS encoding Lrp/AsnC family transcriptional regulator, with amino-acid sequence MHSGVVASRSADSRNGSGSSPAVDAVSLAIIEQLQEDGRRPYAAIGKAVGLSEAAVRQRVQKLLDQGVMQIVAVTDPLTVGLRRQAMVGINVEGDLDPVAEALSAMAECEYVVMTAGSFDLMVEIVCEDDDHLLETINKRIRAIPGVRSTESFVYLKLKKQTYMWGTR; translated from the coding sequence GTGCACAGTGGGGTTGTGGCCAGCCGTAGCGCAGACTCCAGGAACGGGAGCGGATCGTCACCAGCGGTCGATGCCGTCTCCCTCGCAATCATCGAGCAGCTCCAGGAGGACGGGCGGCGTCCGTACGCCGCGATCGGAAAGGCCGTCGGCCTTTCCGAGGCCGCCGTGCGCCAGCGCGTCCAGAAGCTGCTCGACCAGGGCGTGATGCAGATCGTCGCCGTCACGGACCCGCTCACCGTGGGACTGCGGCGCCAGGCGATGGTCGGCATCAACGTCGAGGGCGACCTCGACCCGGTGGCCGAGGCCCTGTCGGCCATGGCCGAGTGCGAGTACGTGGTGATGACCGCGGGCTCCTTCGACCTCATGGTGGAGATCGTCTGCGAGGACGACGACCACCTGCTGGAGACGATCAACAAACGCATCCGGGCCATACCCGGTGTGCGCTCCACCGAGAGCTTCGTCTACCTCAAGCTCAAGAAGCAGACCTATATGTGGGGAACCCGATAG
- a CDS encoding SAM-dependent methyltransferase — MTEPGPRTAPSRVRADIAHNARVWNHWLGGTDNYPVDRVVGDRVTGMYPSIGEVARADRAFLGRAVRHLAGDAGIGQFLDIGTGLPTAENTHEVAQHTAPDARVVYVDNDPIVLAHARSLLTSSPEGATEYIEADARDPERILRAAGRTLDLRRPVAVMMLGILNFVLDTDEARAVVTTLMGALPPGSHLVLTHPTLELGGEGNEAAMRFWNENATPPITARSRSEFSSLLDGLEILEPGIVSCSRWRSGPAPRTPEVAQFGAVGRKP; from the coding sequence GTGACCGAGCCCGGTCCCCGTACCGCACCCTCCCGTGTCCGTGCCGACATCGCCCACAACGCCCGGGTGTGGAACCACTGGCTGGGCGGCACCGACAACTACCCGGTGGACCGCGTGGTGGGCGACCGGGTCACCGGGATGTATCCGAGCATCGGCGAAGTGGCCCGTGCCGACAGGGCGTTCCTGGGCCGGGCGGTGCGCCATCTGGCCGGTGACGCGGGGATCGGCCAGTTCCTGGACATCGGCACCGGGCTGCCGACCGCGGAGAACACCCATGAGGTCGCCCAGCACACCGCTCCGGACGCGCGGGTCGTCTACGTCGACAACGACCCGATCGTCCTGGCCCACGCGCGTTCCCTGCTCACCAGTTCGCCGGAGGGCGCCACCGAGTACATCGAGGCGGACGCACGGGACCCGGAACGGATCCTGCGCGCGGCCGGACGGACCCTGGACCTCCGGCGCCCGGTCGCGGTCATGATGCTGGGCATCCTCAACTTCGTCCTGGACACGGACGAGGCGCGGGCCGTCGTGACGACGCTGATGGGCGCCCTGCCGCCGGGCAGCCACCTGGTGCTCACCCATCCCACGCTGGAGCTGGGCGGCGAGGGCAACGAGGCAGCGATGCGCTTCTGGAACGAGAACGCCACCCCGCCGATCACCGCCCGCAGCCGGTCCGAGTTCTCCTCGCTCCTCGACGGCCTGGAGATCCTCGAGCCGGGCATCGTGTCCTGCTCCCGCTGGCGGTCGGGTCCCGCGCCCCGGACCCCGGAGGTGGCCCAGTTCGGCGCGGTGGGCCGGAAGCCCTGA
- a CDS encoding aspartate aminotransferase family protein, with product MGNPIAVSKDLSRTAYDHLWMHFTRMSDYENAPVPTIVRGEGTYIYDDKGKRYLDGLSGLFVVNAGHGRHELAETAYKQAQELAFFPVWSYAHPKAVELAERLAHHAPGDLNKVFFTTGGGEAVETAWKLAKQYFKLKGKPTKYKVISRAVAYHGTPQGALSITGLPALKAPFEPLVPGAHKVPNTNIYRAPLFGDDPEAFGRWAADQIEQQILFEGPDTVAAVFLEPVQNAGGCFPPPPGYFQRVREICDRHDVLLVSDEVICAFGRLGTMFACDKFGYVPDMITCAKGMTSGYSPIGACIISDRLAEPFYEGDNTFLHGYTFGGHPVSAAVGLANLDIFEREGLNQHVLDNENAFLTTLQKLHDLPIVGDVRGNGFFYGIELVKDKATKETFTDEETERVLYGFLSKALYENGLYCRADDRGDPVVQLAPPLISDQSTFDEIEGILRNVLTEAWTKL from the coding sequence GTGGGGAACCCGATAGCCGTGAGCAAGGACCTCAGCCGAACCGCGTACGACCACCTGTGGATGCACTTCACCCGCATGTCGGACTACGAGAACGCGCCCGTTCCCACCATCGTGCGTGGCGAGGGCACCTACATCTACGACGACAAGGGCAAGCGCTACCTCGACGGTCTCTCCGGCCTGTTCGTCGTCAACGCCGGACACGGCCGCCACGAGCTCGCCGAGACCGCGTACAAGCAGGCGCAGGAACTGGCCTTCTTCCCGGTGTGGTCCTACGCCCACCCCAAGGCCGTCGAGCTCGCGGAGCGGCTGGCCCACCACGCCCCGGGCGACCTCAACAAGGTCTTCTTCACCACCGGTGGCGGTGAGGCGGTCGAGACCGCATGGAAGCTGGCCAAGCAGTACTTCAAGCTCAAGGGCAAGCCGACCAAGTACAAGGTCATCTCGCGCGCGGTCGCATACCACGGCACCCCGCAGGGAGCCCTGTCGATCACCGGACTGCCCGCGCTCAAGGCCCCGTTCGAGCCGCTGGTGCCCGGTGCGCACAAGGTGCCGAACACCAACATCTACCGCGCCCCGCTCTTCGGCGACGACCCGGAGGCCTTCGGCCGCTGGGCCGCCGACCAGATCGAGCAGCAGATCCTCTTCGAGGGCCCGGACACCGTCGCGGCGGTCTTCCTGGAGCCCGTGCAGAACGCCGGCGGCTGCTTCCCGCCCCCGCCCGGCTACTTCCAGCGGGTGCGCGAGATCTGCGACCGGCACGACGTGCTCCTCGTCTCCGACGAGGTCATCTGCGCGTTCGGCCGCCTCGGCACGATGTTCGCCTGCGACAAGTTCGGCTACGTACCGGACATGATCACCTGCGCCAAGGGCATGACCTCGGGCTACTCCCCCATCGGCGCCTGCATCATCTCCGACCGGCTGGCCGAGCCGTTCTACGAGGGTGACAACACCTTCCTGCACGGTTACACCTTCGGCGGCCACCCGGTGTCCGCCGCGGTGGGTCTCGCCAACCTCGACATCTTCGAGCGCGAGGGCCTCAACCAGCACGTCCTCGACAACGAGAACGCGTTCCTGACGACACTGCAGAAGCTGCACGACCTGCCGATCGTCGGCGACGTCCGCGGCAACGGCTTCTTCTACGGCATCGAGCTGGTGAAGGACAAGGCCACCAAGGAGACCTTCACCGACGAGGAGACCGAGCGCGTCCTCTACGGCTTCCTCTCCAAGGCGCTGTACGAGAACGGCCTCTACTGCCGGGCCGACGACCGCGGCGACCCGGTCGTCCAGCTCGCGCCGCCGCTGATCTCCGACCAGTCGACGTTCGACGAGATCGAGGGCATCCTGCGGAACGTCCTGACGGAGGCCTGGACGAAGCTCTGA
- a CDS encoding ABC transporter ATP-binding protein, translating into MVAPPDNDVIWARSLHHSHNGSPGLGGVSLGVRDGEVLAVAGPRGCGKTTLLHCLSGQLVPDQGEVWFNSVPVHTMGPRLREQLRRDRFGWIAAEPQLVPELSTWENAALPLLLRGVSHRAAKKAATEWLERLDIGPLAKKRPHTLLQSQRQRISVARALAASPSVIFADEPTASLHHAERAQLLRTLTTAARSHGITVVLATHDAEVAALADRVVSMLDGRRVNTVSLPAAPDTEGRSACSLSV; encoded by the coding sequence ATGGTGGCCCCGCCCGACAACGACGTGATCTGGGCACGTTCCCTGCACCACTCCCACAACGGATCGCCGGGGCTCGGTGGTGTCTCCCTCGGCGTCCGTGACGGCGAGGTCCTCGCCGTGGCCGGGCCCCGCGGGTGCGGGAAGACGACCCTGCTGCACTGCCTCTCCGGCCAGCTGGTGCCCGACCAGGGCGAGGTCTGGTTCAACAGCGTGCCCGTCCACACCATGGGCCCCCGGCTCCGCGAACAGCTCCGCAGGGACAGGTTCGGCTGGATCGCGGCCGAGCCGCAGCTCGTGCCGGAGCTCAGCACCTGGGAGAACGCCGCGCTGCCGCTGCTGCTGCGGGGCGTCTCGCACCGGGCCGCGAAGAAGGCCGCCACGGAGTGGCTGGAGCGCCTGGACATCGGGCCTCTCGCCAAGAAGCGGCCCCACACCCTGCTCCAGTCGCAGCGCCAGCGGATCTCCGTGGCCCGCGCGCTGGCCGCGTCGCCGTCCGTGATCTTCGCGGACGAACCGACCGCGTCCCTGCACCACGCCGAGCGCGCGCAGCTCCTGCGCACGCTCACCACCGCGGCACGGTCCCACGGGATCACCGTCGTGCTCGCCACCCACGACGCCGAGGTCGCCGCACTCGCCGACCGGGTGGTCAGCATGCTGGACGGCCGCCGTGTCAACACCGTCTCCCTGCCCGCCGCGCCCGATACGGAAGGCCGCTCGGCGTGCTCGCTCTCCGTCTGA
- a CDS encoding gamma-aminobutyraldehyde dehydrogenase, translated as MTTEVRRLRNYINGEFRDAADGRTIDVVNPVTEEVYATSPLSGQADVDAAMDAAAAAFPAWRDVTPAERQKALLKIADAFEERAEDLIAAESENTGKPLALTRTEEIPPMVDQIRFFAGAARLLEGRSAGEYMEGLTSIVRREPVGVCAQVAPWNYPMMMAVWKFAPALAAGNTVVIKPSDTTPASTVLIAEIIGQILPKGVFNVICGDRDTGRAMVEHPTPAMASITGSVRAGMQVAESAAKDVKRVHLELGGKAPVVVFEDTDIAKAVEGISVAGYFNAGQDCTAATRVMVHESIHDEFVTALAKAAADTKTGLPDDEDVLYGPLNNANQLTQVSGFIERLPAHAKVEAGGHRVGDKGYFYAPTVVSGLRQDDEIIQHEVFGPVITVQSFTDEAQAVEYANGVEYALASSVWTKDHSRAMRMSKKLDFGCVWINTHIPLVAEMPHGGFKKSGYGKDLSAYGFEDYTRIKHVMTSLDD; from the coding sequence GTGACCACCGAGGTGCGCCGCCTGCGCAACTACATCAACGGAGAGTTCCGGGACGCCGCGGACGGGCGGACCATCGACGTGGTCAACCCGGTGACGGAAGAGGTCTACGCGACCTCACCGCTCTCCGGACAGGCCGACGTCGATGCCGCCATGGACGCCGCCGCGGCGGCGTTCCCCGCCTGGCGCGACGTGACGCCCGCCGAACGACAGAAGGCGCTGCTGAAGATCGCGGACGCCTTCGAGGAGAGGGCCGAGGACCTCATCGCGGCGGAGTCGGAGAACACCGGCAAGCCGCTGGCCCTCACCCGCACCGAAGAGATCCCGCCGATGGTGGACCAGATCCGGTTCTTCGCGGGTGCCGCCCGGCTGCTCGAAGGGCGTTCGGCCGGCGAGTACATGGAGGGGCTCACCTCCATCGTCCGCCGCGAGCCGGTGGGCGTCTGCGCCCAGGTCGCGCCGTGGAACTACCCGATGATGATGGCCGTGTGGAAGTTCGCCCCGGCGCTCGCCGCGGGCAACACCGTCGTCATCAAGCCCTCGGACACCACTCCGGCGTCGACCGTGCTGATCGCCGAGATCATCGGGCAGATCCTTCCCAAGGGCGTCTTCAACGTCATCTGCGGCGACCGCGACACCGGCCGCGCGATGGTGGAGCACCCGACCCCGGCGATGGCCTCCATCACCGGCTCGGTGCGGGCCGGCATGCAGGTCGCCGAGTCCGCCGCCAAGGACGTCAAGCGGGTCCACCTGGAGCTCGGGGGCAAGGCCCCGGTCGTCGTCTTCGAGGACACCGACATCGCCAAGGCCGTCGAGGGCATCTCGGTGGCGGGTTACTTCAACGCGGGCCAGGACTGTACGGCCGCGACCCGTGTCATGGTCCACGAGTCCATCCACGACGAGTTCGTCACCGCGCTCGCCAAGGCGGCGGCCGACACGAAGACCGGCCTGCCGGACGACGAGGACGTGCTGTACGGCCCGCTCAACAACGCCAACCAGCTGACGCAGGTCAGCGGCTTCATCGAGCGGCTCCCCGCGCACGCCAAGGTCGAGGCGGGCGGCCACCGGGTCGGCGACAAGGGCTACTTCTACGCCCCGACCGTCGTCTCCGGCCTCCGCCAGGACGACGAGATCATCCAGCACGAGGTCTTCGGGCCCGTCATCACCGTCCAGTCCTTCACGGACGAGGCGCAGGCCGTCGAGTACGCCAACGGCGTCGAGTACGCCCTGGCCTCCTCGGTGTGGACCAAGGACCACTCCCGCGCGATGCGGATGTCCAAGAAGCTCGACTTCGGCTGTGTGTGGATCAACACCCACATCCCGCTCGTCGCCGAGATGCCGCACGGCGGGTTCAAGAAGTCCGGGTACGGCAAGGACCTCTCCGCGTACGGCTTCGAGGACTACACCCGCATCAAGCACGTCATGACGTCGCTCGACGACTGA
- a CDS encoding serine hydrolase domain-containing protein yields the protein MNTRTRTLLAAAVVLGVAAGPAAPAALAHAAPAPAHAAEARTRTVPAADAGALRAAISGLPAEGDATAALVRVSGTDGTWRGSSGVHDLVSGRPADPAARFRAGSVTKVFTAATVLQLAGERKLDLDRTARHYLPDLIPVSYGRVTVRQLLNHTSGIPAARMPGTTLEEAYAHRFDLHTPRGMVASAMAQAPEFTPGLSQHYLNINYTVLGLLVERVTGDSYAHQVGERVLRPLGLRSTSFPGTDPRLRGPHNHGYQTFDTPGGGTELRDVTVWGVTDAWAAGDIVSTTADLERFTRALFAGRVVRGPLLEEMFTLPDPSVRTYRTGGPAQYSAGLSALTLGGREVWGKTGGRWGYNTVVAATRDLSRTLVYSVNSTDAKGQDMNATAMDIVVAAFGAPPAK from the coding sequence ATGAACACACGCACCCGCACGCTCCTCGCCGCGGCCGTCGTCCTCGGTGTCGCCGCGGGGCCCGCCGCTCCGGCCGCCCTCGCGCACGCGGCCCCCGCCCCGGCACACGCCGCCGAGGCACGCACGCGGACCGTCCCGGCGGCGGACGCCGGAGCCCTGCGCGCGGCGATCTCCGGACTGCCCGCGGAGGGCGACGCCACCGCCGCACTCGTGCGGGTGAGCGGGACCGACGGCACGTGGCGCGGCAGCTCCGGCGTCCACGACCTGGTCTCCGGCCGCCCCGCCGATCCGGCGGCGCGCTTCCGGGCCGGCTCGGTGACCAAGGTCTTCACCGCGGCGACGGTCCTGCAACTGGCCGGCGAGCGGAAGCTGGACCTCGACCGCACGGCCAGGCACTACCTCCCGGACCTGATCCCGGTCTCCTACGGCCGGGTCACCGTCCGGCAGCTGCTCAATCACACCAGCGGGATACCGGCCGCGCGGATGCCCGGCACCACCCTGGAGGAGGCGTACGCCCACCGCTTTGACCTGCACACGCCCCGCGGGATGGTCGCCTCGGCCATGGCACAGGCTCCGGAGTTCACGCCCGGTCTGAGCCAGCACTACCTCAACATCAACTACACGGTGCTGGGACTGCTCGTGGAGAGAGTGACCGGCGACTCCTACGCACACCAGGTGGGCGAGCGCGTCCTGCGCCCGCTGGGTCTGCGCTCCACATCGTTCCCCGGCACCGACCCGCGGCTCCGGGGGCCGCACAACCACGGCTACCAGACCTTCGACACCCCGGGTGGTGGTACGGAGCTGCGGGATGTGACGGTGTGGGGCGTGACCGATGCCTGGGCGGCCGGGGACATCGTCTCGACCACGGCGGACCTGGAGCGCTTCACCCGTGCGCTGTTCGCCGGGAGGGTCGTCCGCGGTCCGCTGCTGGAGGAGATGTTCACGCTGCCCGACCCCTCGGTGCGCACCTACCGGACGGGCGGGCCCGCCCAGTACAGCGCCGGGCTGAGCGCACTGACCCTGGGCGGGCGTGAGGTGTGGGGGAAGACGGGCGGCCGCTGGGGCTACAACACGGTGGTGGCGGCCACCCGAGATCTGTCCAGGACCTTGGTGTACAGCGTCAACTCCACCGACGCGAAGGGCCAGGACATGAACGCCACGGCGATGGACATCGTGGTGGCCGCCTTCGGGGCGCCGCCGGCGAAGTGA
- a CDS encoding sensor histidine kinase, with protein MRRPPVGSTRSRGPRPRWLPRDAWTVDIGVTLLVQAAVTMPFVVPRSPGLPPATWAAYGLTTLTVLPLVARRRAPVAVLLAVLAAGALYRFGVDGPGQPLPYTGLVAFYTVAELSSPRPRLAVAALVLAAVFPSVAWNTGEARELLFSLFVFAAAYAFGRFTHTRKAYIRAMEDRARQLEVTHRIEAEQAAARERARIAREMHDILSHAVSLMIVQAEAGPVAVRSAPERAEAAFDAISETGRDAMVQLCRMLGVLRDDGHGGPPPPRAPQPALAELPELLDRVRSGGPEVTCTVTGTPGPLPADTGATVYRIVQEALTNVVKHARARRVTVELDHSPTELTVTVTDDGRGPGSTTGLGLIGIRERAAAHAGTARAGAGPGGRGFQVLVVLPVAPSPEL; from the coding sequence ATGCGAAGACCCCCGGTGGGGAGCACCCGGTCGCGGGGGCCGCGGCCCCGGTGGCTGCCGCGCGACGCGTGGACGGTCGACATCGGCGTCACCCTGCTGGTGCAGGCCGCGGTGACCATGCCGTTCGTGGTGCCCCGCTCCCCCGGGCTGCCGCCGGCCACCTGGGCGGCGTACGGGCTGACGACGCTGACCGTGCTGCCGCTGGTGGCCCGCCGGCGCGCACCGGTCGCCGTGCTGCTGGCCGTGCTGGCGGCGGGCGCCCTGTACAGGTTCGGTGTGGACGGCCCGGGGCAGCCCCTGCCGTACACCGGGCTGGTCGCCTTCTACACGGTGGCCGAGCTGTCGTCGCCACGGCCTCGGCTGGCGGTCGCCGCACTGGTGCTGGCGGCGGTGTTCCCCTCGGTGGCGTGGAACACGGGGGAGGCCAGGGAGCTGCTGTTCTCACTGTTCGTGTTCGCGGCCGCGTACGCCTTCGGCCGGTTCACCCACACCCGCAAGGCCTACATCCGGGCGATGGAGGACCGCGCGCGACAGCTGGAGGTGACCCACCGGATCGAGGCCGAGCAGGCGGCGGCCCGGGAGCGGGCCCGGATCGCGCGGGAGATGCACGACATCCTCTCCCACGCGGTGAGCCTGATGATCGTGCAGGCCGAGGCGGGTCCGGTGGCCGTACGCTCGGCTCCCGAACGGGCGGAGGCCGCGTTCGACGCCATCTCGGAGACCGGCAGGGACGCCATGGTGCAGTTGTGCCGGATGCTCGGGGTGCTGCGGGACGACGGCCACGGGGGCCCACCGCCGCCGCGTGCTCCGCAGCCCGCACTGGCCGAGCTGCCCGAACTGCTGGACCGGGTGCGGTCCGGAGGGCCCGAGGTCACCTGCACGGTGACGGGGACGCCCGGCCCACTGCCGGCGGACACCGGGGCCACGGTCTACCGCATCGTGCAGGAGGCGTTGACGAACGTCGTCAAGCACGCCCGCGCGAGGCGTGTGACGGTCGAACTGGACCACTCCCCGACGGAGCTGACCGTGACCGTCACGGACGACGGCCGGGGGCCGGGCTCCACCACCGGCCTGGGGCTGATCGGCATCAGGGAACGGGCCGCCGCGCACGCCGGGACCGCCAGGGCCGGAGCGGGGCCGGGCGGCCGGGGCTTCCAGGTGCTCGTCGTCCTGCCCGTCGCGCCCTCACCCGAGTTGTAA